Proteins found in one Neodiprion lecontei isolate iyNeoLeco1 chromosome 6, iyNeoLeco1.1, whole genome shotgun sequence genomic segment:
- the LOC107217122 gene encoding sodium channel protein para isoform X6: MSEDSDSISEEERSLFRPFTRESLAAIEARIAEEYAKQKELEKKRAEGEVRYDDEDEDEGPQPDPMLEQGAPIPVRLHSEFPPELASTPLEDIDSFYHNQRTFVVVSKGKDIFRFSATDALWILDPFNPIRRVAIYILVHPLFSLFIITTILVNCILMIMPTTPTIESTEVIFTGIYTFESAVKVMARGFILQPFTYLRDAWNWLDFVVIALAYVTMGIDLGNLAALRTFRVLRALKTVAIVPGLKTIVGAVIESVKNLRDVIILTMFSLSVFALMGLQIYMGVLTQKCIKNFPEDGSWGNLTDENWERFVSNETNWYVDEGGNMPLCGNSSGAGMCDPGYTCLQGYGSNPNYGYTSFDTFGWALLSAFRLMTQDYWENLYQLVLRSAGPWHMLFFIVIIFLGSFYLVNLILAIVAMSYDELQKKAEEEEAAEEEAIREAEEAALAKESKLAAHAAAREAAAAAAAADQIVKSPSDFSCHSYELFVGQEKGNDDNNKERMSIRSVESVSEHRVKPPNNNHSSASNKVRKVSAASLSLPGSPFNLRRGSRGSHQFTIRNGRGRFVGPPGGDRKPLVLSTYLDAQEHLPYADDSNAVTPMSEENGTIVVPVYYASLGSRHSSYTSHASRLSYTSHGDLLGGIAGAGKPMTKESRLRSRSARPPSGNGHVNDQNHKHFYEGDMEDPMGKVKQQDNPFIEPSQQHAVVDMKDVMVLSDIIEQAAGRQSKASDHGVSIYYFPTEDDEEGPAFKEKLLALCLRGIDIFCVWDCCWVWLKFQEFVALVVFDPFVELFITLCIVVNTLFMALDHHAMDPDMDRVLKSGNYFFTTTFGIEATMKLIAMSPKYYFQEGWNIFDFIIVALSLLELGLEGVQGLSVLRSFRLLRVFKLAKSWPTLNLLISIMGRTVGALGNLTFVLCIIIFIFAVMGMQLFGKNYTDNVDRFPDGDLPRWNFTDFMHSFMIVFRVLCGEWIESMWDCMLVGDVSCIPFFLATVVIGNLVVLNLFLALLLSNFGSSNLSAPTADNDTNKIAEAIDRIARFIQWVKRSLFNLFKMMRAKFTNQISDQAPDGIDRDGDLDLADGELDGYRDKKNAKDLNNQLEVAIGDGMEFTIHGDLKNKLKKGKLCMNNTKAIGNSINHHDNRMEHEYLNHHEEDTISHKSYGSHNNRPFKDESHKGSVDSLDGEEKKDASKEDLDQEDLEEDGEEGEEELHGIIRTDEEIIEADYPADCCPDNCYKKFPFLAGDDDAPFWQGWANLRLKTFQLIENKYFETAVITMILLSSLALALEDVHLSSRPILQDILYYMDRIFTVIFFIEMLIKWLALGFKKYFTNAWCWLDFIIVMVSLINFVASLCGAGGIQAFKTMRTLRALRPLRAMSRMQGMRVVVNALVQAIPSIFNVLLVCLIFWLIFAIMGVQLFAGKYFKCVDANKTTLSHEIIPDRNACIAENYTWENSPMNFDHVGKAYLCLFQVATFKGWIQIMNDAIDSRDVNKQPIRETNIYMYLYFVFFIIFGSFFTLNLFIGVIIDNFNEQKKKAGGSLEMFMTEDQKKYYNAMKKMGSKKPLKAIPRPRWRPQAIVFEIVTDKKFDMIIMLFIGLNMLTMTLDHYQQSKTFSDVLDYLNMIFIVIFTSECLMKIFALRYHYFKEPWNLFDFVVVILSILGLVLSDIIEKYFVSPTLLRVVRVAKVGRVLRLVKGAKGIRTLLFALAMSLPALFNICLLLFLVMFIFAIFGMSFFMHVKDKSGLDDVYNFKTFTQSMILLFQMSTSAGWDGVLDGIINEEDCQEPNNEIGYPGNCGSSTIGIAYLLSYLVISFLIVINMYIAVILENYSQATEDVQEGLTDDDYDMYYEIWQQFDPDGTQYIRYEQLSDFLDVLEPPLQIHKPNKYKIVSMDIPICKGDLMFCVDILDALTKDFFARKGNPIEETTELGEVQARPDEAGYEPVSSTLWRQREEYCARLIQNAWRKHKQQRLGGPSEESDDPDTDPRGRQTAVLVESDGFVTKNGHRVVIHSRSPSVTSRTADV, from the exons AGTGATATTTACGGGCATCTACACATTTGAGTCCGCCGTTAAGGTGATGGCGAGGGGTTTCATTCTGCAGCCTTTTACCTATCTTAGAGATGCATGGAATTGGCTCGACTTCGTAGTAATAGCTTTAGC TTATGTGACCATGGGCATAGATCTAGGAAACCTTGCTGCTCTGAGGACATTTCGAGTCCTTCGAGCCTTGAAGACTGTCGCTATTGTACCAG GTCTGAAAACGATCGTCGGTGCCGTCATAGAATCCGTTAAAAATCTGAGGGACGTAATAATCCTCACCATGTTCTCGTTGTCCGTATTTGCGCTGATGGGTCTACAGATATACATGGGTGTTCTTACCcaaaagtgtataaaaaatttcccggAGGATGGCTCGTGGGGCAATCTTACCGATGAGAATTGGGAACGATTCGTCAGTAACGAGA CAAATTGGTACGTGGACGAAGGTGGGAACATGCCCTTGTGTGGCAATTCATCTGGAGCTGG GATGTGCGATCCCGGTTACACCTGTTTGCAAGGGTATGGCTCGAATCCCAACTACGGATACACCAGCTTCGACACCTTCGGCTGGGCGTTACTCTCCGCTTTTCGTCTGATGACGCAAGACTACTGGGAAAACCTTTACCAGCTCGTTCTGAGGTCAGCCGGACCGTGGCACATGCTCTTCTTTATCGTTATCATTTTCCTTGGTTCGTTTTATCTCGTCAACTTGATCCTCGCCATCGTCGCTATGTCGTACGACGAGTTACAGAAGAAAGCCGAGGAGGAAGAGGCTGCCGAGGAGGAAGCGATCAGG GAAGCTGAGGAGGCGGCACTGGCGAAAGAATCCAAACTTGCAGCTCATGCTGCAGCAAGAGAAGCAGCGGCGGCAGCTGCGGCTGCGGATCAGATAGTCAAATCACCATCCGACTTCTCTTGCCACAGTTACGAGCTGTTTGTTGGACAAGAAAAAGGCAACGACGACAACAACAAGGAGAGAATGAGCATACGTTCCGTTGAGTCGGTGAGCGAACACAGAGTGAAGCCACCCAACAACAATCACAGCAGTGCCTCGAACAAAGTCCGAAAAGTCAGTGCC GCTAGCCTCAGTCTACCAGGGTCTCCCTTCAATCTGAGAAGAGGAAGCCGAGGGAGTCATCAGTTCACGATACGAAACGGCCGAGGAAGATTCGTCGGCCCTCCAGGCGGGGACCGGAAGCCCCTCGTTCTGTCGACGTACCTCGACGCCCAGGAACATCTGCCCTACGCCGATGACTCGAACGCCGTAACGCCGATGTCCGAAGAAAATGGCACCATCGTTGTTCCCGTGTACTACGCAAGCCTCGGCTCCCGACACTCGTCCTACACGTCGCACGCCTCCAGGTTATCCTACACCTCCCACGGGGATCTCCTCGGGGGTATCGCTGGGGCCGGGAAGCCGATGACCAAGGAAAGCCGTCTCAGGAGTAGGTCGGCCAGGCCTCCTTCGGGGAACGGTCACGTTAATGACCAGAACCATAAACACTTTTAC GAGGGAGACATGGAAGATCCAATGGGAAAAGTAAAGCAACAGGACAATCCGTTTATCGAACCTTCTCAACAGCACGCCGTTGTCGATATGAAAG ATGTTATGGTTCTGAGCGATATCATAGAACAGGCTGCGGGACGGCAGAGCAAAGCTTCGGATCATGGAG TTTCGATCTATTACTTTCCGACAGAGGACGACGAAGAAGGTCCTGCATTCAAGGAAAAATTATTGGCTCTATGCCTTCGTGGCATAGACATATTTTGTGTCTGGGATTGCTGTTGGGTTTGGCTAAAGTTTCAAGAGTTTGTCGCACTGGTCGTCTTCGATCCTTTCGTGGAGCTTTTCATCACGCTCTGTATCGTAGTCAACACACTCTTCATGGCCTTGGATCATCACGCCATGGACCCGGATATGGATAGGGTACTGAAGTCCGGAAATTac TTCTTCACAACCACCTTTGGCATCGAAGCAACCATGAAGCTGATCGCGATGAGCCCCAAGTATTACTTTCAGGAAGGGTGGAACATTTTCGACTTTATCATCGTGGCCCTGTCGCTGTTGGAGTTGGGTCTCGAGGGCGTTCAAGGATTGTCGGTGTTGCGTTCCTTCCGACTG CTGAGAGTCTTCAAGCTGGCAAAGTCTTGGCCTACGTTGAATCTGCTTATCTCCATCATGGGCAGAACGGTGGGTGCCTTGGGTAACCTGACCTTTGTCTTGTGCATTATCATCTTCATATTCGCCGTGATGGGCATGCAATTGTTCGGTAAAAATTACACCGACAACGTCGACCGATTCCCGGACGGAGATCTTCCTCGATGGAACTTCACCGACTTCATGCACTCCTTCATGATTGTATTTCGCGTGCTTTGCGGAGAATGGATCGAGTCTATGTGGGATTGTATGCTGGTTGGAGACGTATCCTGTATACCTTTCTTCCTGGCGACGGTGGTCATTGGTAACTTGGTC GTTCTCAACCTCTTCTTGGCCTTGCTCTTGAGCAACTTTGGTTCGTCGAATCTATCGGCACCTACGGCAGACAACGATACGAATAAAATCGCTGAAGCTATCGACAGGATAGCACGATTCATACAATGGGTGAAGAGAAGTCTGTTTAACCTGTTTAAAATGATGCGAGCCAAGTTCACCAATCAGATATCCGATCAGGCGCCAG ATGGAATCGATCGCGATGGAGATTTAGATCTAGCTGATGGTGAGCTAGATGGCTACAGAGATAAGAAAAATGCTAAAGATCTTAACAATCAACTAGAAGTGGCTATTGGCGACGGCATGGAATTCACCATCCATG GAGAcctgaaaaacaaattgaaaaagggAAAACTGTGTATGAACAATACGAAGGCGATCGGTAACTCAATAAATCATCACGACAATAGAATGGAACACGAGTACCTGAATCATCACGAGGAAGACACGATAAG TCATAAATCGTACGGTAGTCACAATAATCGTCCGTTCAAGGACGAGAGTCACAAAGGAAGTGTCGATTCGTTAGACGGCGAAGAGAAGAAAGACGCGAGCAAGGAAGATCTCGATCAGGAAG ATCTAGAGGAAGACGGTGAAGAAGGCGAAGAGGAGCTGCACGGAATTATCCGGACTGACGAGGAGATAATCGAAGCCGACTATCCTGCTGACTGCTGCCCGGATAATTGTTACAAAAAGTTTCCGTTCCTGGCGGGTGATGACGACGCTCCTTTCTGGCAAGGATGGGCCAATTTGCGGCTGAAGACTTTCCAATTGATAGAAAACAAGTATTTCGAGACGGCCGTTATCACGATGATTCTGCTCAGCAGTTTGGCTCTG GCGTTGGAAGACGTCCATCTTTCGTCCAGACCGATTCTTCAGGATATACTGTACTACATGGATCGAATATTCACCGTAATTTTCTTCATCGAGATGTTGATAAAATGGCTCGCCCTGGGATTCAAAAAGTACTTCACTAACGCGTGGTGCTGGCTTGATTTCATCATCGTCATG GTCTCCCTCATTAACTTCGTAGCGTCGCTCTGTGGCGCAGGGGGAATTCAAGCCTTCAAAACAATGCGGACCCTAAGAGCCCTAAGACCGCTCAGGGCGATGTCTAGAATGCAGGGGATGCGG GTGGTTGTAAACGCTCTCGTGCAAGCAATTCCGTCTATCTTCAACGTGTTGCTGGTGTGCCTGATATTCTGGTTGATTTTCGCCATAATGGGGGTTCAGCTATTCGCTGGAAAGTACTTCAAG TGCGTGGATGCGAACAAAACGACGCTGAGCCACGAGATAATACCAGACAGAAATGCTTGTATAGCTGAAAATTACACCTGGGAAAATTCGCCGATGAATTTTGACCACGTCGGTAAAGCTTACCTGTGCCTTTTCCAGGTGGCAACGTTCAAGGGATGGATACAGATAATGAACGATGCGATCGACTCGAGAGAC GTGAATAAACAACCGATTCGCGAGACAAACATCTACATGTATCTCTACTTTGTCTTCTTTATTATATTCGGGTCATTCTTCACTCTGAATTTGTTTATCGGAGTTATCATCGACAACTTTAACGAGCAGAAGAAGAAGGCCGGCGGGTCGTTGGAAATGTTCATGACCGAGGATCAGAAGAAGTATTACAACGCCATGAAGAAAATGGGAAGCAAAAAACCACTCAAGGCTATACCACGACCTAGG tgGAGACCTCAAGCGATAGTGTTTGAAATAGTGACGGACAAGAAGTTTGATATGATAATCATGTTGTTCATCGGACTGAACATGTTGACAATGACACTGGATCATTACCAGCAAAGCAAAACATTCAGTGATGTGCTGGATTACCTAAACATGATATTCATAGTGATATTCACCAGCGAGTGTCTGATGAAGATATTCGCCCTTCGTTACCACTATTTCAAGGAGCCGTGGAACCTGTTTGATTTTGTTGTCGttatattatcaatattaG GTCTGGTACTCAGCGACATAATCGAAAAGTATTTCGTCTCACCGACGTTACTTCGTGTCGTTCGAGTGGCAAAAGTTGGTCGAGTACTTCGTTTGGTCAAGGGAGCCAAGGGCATAAGAACGCTGCTCTTCGCACTTGCCATGTCTCTACCGGCGCTCTTCAACATCTGTTTACTCCTCTTCCTGGTGATGTTCATCTTCGCCATATTCGGAATGTCCTTCTTCATGCACGTCAAGGACAAGAGCGGCCTCGACGACGTCTACAACTTCAAGACGTTCACGCAGTCGATGATACTGTTGTTCCAG ATGTCTACCTCGGCCGGTTGGGACGGGGTTCTGGACGGTATAATAAACGAGGAGGACTGCCAGGAGCCAAACAACGAGATCGGTTACCCCGGCAACTGCGGCTCGTCGACGATAGGAATAGCGTACCTCCTCTCGTACCTGGTGATAAGTTTCCTGATCGTGATAAACATGTACATCGCCGTTATCCTCGAAAACTACTCCCAAGCGACGGAGGACGTGCAGGAGGGTCTGACCGACGACGACTACGACATGTACTACGAGATATGGCAGCAGTTCGACCCCGACGGTACCCAGTACATAAGATACGAGCAGCTCTCTGACTTCTTGGACGTGCTAGAGCCGCCGTTGCAGATACACAAGCCGAACAAGTACAAGATTGTGTCGATGGATATCCCCATATGTAAGGGCGACCTTATGTTTTGCGTGGACATTCTCGATGCACTCACAAAGGACTTCTTCGCGAGAAAGGGCAATCCTATCGAGGAGACGACCGAGCTCGGCGAGGTGCAAGCAAGACCGGACGAGGCGGGCTACGAGCCCGTCTCTTCGACCTTGTGGCGTCAGCGTGAAGAGTACTGCGCTCGGCTGATCCAGAACGCCTGGCGCAAGCACAAACAGCAAAGGCTCGGGGGGCCGAGCGAGGAGAGCGACGACCCGGACACCGACCCCCGGGGGCGGCAGACGGCTGTCCTCGTGGAGAGCGACGGCTTCGTAACGAAGAACGGGCATCGGGTCGTCATCCACAGCCGTTCGCCCAGCGTCACATCGCGCACGGCGGATGTCTGA